One genomic window of Tribolium castaneum strain GA2 chromosome 10, icTriCast1.1, whole genome shotgun sequence includes the following:
- the Jwa gene encoding PRA1 family protein 3 → MNKVSEFEIAPLRSLDDFLLESARFQIPNVNDLEKWGKRVSSNLLYYQSNYFLMSLIIFVIVGVIHPTKMACGFVVTAVIFMVFSYITNERFAAAQFKKKHPIVSLLLILAGCYFVAYMLKSLLVFLFGILLPISATFIHSSLRLRNIKNKIVNRVENLGLKRTPMGIFLEQLGLDQEGF, encoded by the exons ATGAATAAAGTGTCGGAATTCGAAATAGCCCCCTTGCGGTCTTTGGACGACTTTCTCCTCGAGTCAGCCCGGTTCCAAATCCCGAACGTCAACGACTTGGAAAAATGGGGTAAAAGAGTCTCCAGCAACTTGCTCTACTACCAAAGCAACTATTTCTTAATGTCACTTATAATCTTCGTCATTGTCGG CGTCATCCACCCCACGAAAATGGCCTGTGGGTTCGTGGTCACCGCGGTCATTTTCATGGTGTTTTCCTACATCACCAACGAACGCTTCGCTGCAGCTCAATTCAAAAAGAAACACCCGATTGTCTCACTGTTGCTCATTTTGGCGGGCTGCTACTTCGTCGCCTACATGCTGAAGTCCCTCCTGGTTTTTTTATTCGGGATTTTGCTCCCGATTTCAG CCACCTTCATTCACTCGTCTTTACGACTGAGGAACATTAAGAACAAAATCGTCAATCGCGTCGAAAATCTGGGGCTAAAGCGGACCCCCATGGGGATTTTTCTTGAGCAACTTGGGCTTGATCAAGAGGGGTTCTAA